CAAGCTGGGCAGGGCGGTTGGTGTTAATGGAGGTCGCCAACTTTCTTTTGAGTAATTTTTCCCGCTGTTCTTTCGCGTAGATCCAGCCGATGCGAAGCCCTGGTGCCAGCATTTTTGAAAAAGAGGAAATGAAAATGCTATCCGCCCTGGTGCTGAATGATGTCATGGCCAGTGGCCGTGTTCCAGTGAACGGCAGATCGCCAACGATATCGTCTTCAATGAGGGGCACAGCGTGTGCGGCGAGCAGCTCAGCAATTTCAGCCTTTCTCTGGTCCGGAGTGAGACACCCAAACGGGTTGTTGAAGTTCGGTTGTAGCAGGCAGGCTTTGATTTTGTATTTCGCCAGCGCCTGGCGGAGGGCTGCGAAATCGATTCCGGTTTCCGGGTCGGTCGGGATCTCCAGGGCATAAATACCCAGTGTTTCCAGAATGTGCAGATAGCCGAAATAACAGGGTGATTCTATAGCAACAGTGTCGCCCGGCCCGGCCAGGGTGGACAGAGTGAGAAAGAGCGCTTCTGTTGCACCATTGGTGACGATAATGTCATCCATATGGGCATTGATTCCAGCGTCAAGCATATGATAAGCGATCTGGGCGCGCAACTTTCGGTTGCCAGGGATCTCTTCGTAGCCGTAAGCATTTGGGTGTGTGTTTACCGCCAACCGATAGAGTTTGGTCAGTACCGCCGTCGGGAGTAGCTCGGGTGATGGTATGGCGGTACCGAGGGGAATAATGTTGGTGTTCGCCATGGAATTCAGGACATCGTATTGAAAAGAGAAGGAATCCAACCGGCTCGGTTTTAATTCGGGACAGGTCATCTGCGGCGCCGGTATCCCGCCAAGTTTTTTTCTGATGTAGAATCCAGACTGAGGGCGCGATTCAAGCGTTCCTTCTGCTTCCAGTTCGAGATAGGCTTTCAGAACCGTACTGATGCTCACCCGACCTTTTTTACCCATTTCGCGCAATGAGGGGATGCGGTCACCGGGGAGCAGGGCTCCGCTTTCGATCGCAGACTCGATCTGTCTTTTAACAGCTTCATATTTGTAACTATCGGCAAGATCCTGCTGCTGAGAAATCCTCATCTCATCTCCAAACTGTTATGTATTCAATTATCAAAAATTGTAACTGTTATCCTATGCAAAAAGGACATATTCTGCAAGCAGCAGTTTGGTCGTCGCGGTTTTTTACCGTTTTTCAGCAGTGAGGTGCGATTTTGTTGAAGATATCCGATAGACAAATGACTTTCCCTGTCCGGGCCGTTTGCGGTGGGATTGTCGCAATGTTCCTGGCTTTTGGAATTGGCCGTTTTGCTTATTCACCGTTGTTGCCACTGATGCAGGTGCAGGCAGGACTGGCGGTGGATATGGCGGGCTATCTTGCTTCGGCCATGTATTTTGGCTACTTATTCGGCTCAGTTGCCGTAACGAAAACACTTGCGAAGGTCGGCGCACTCCCGACCTTGTGTTTTGGCCTGACTGTTCTTGTCCTCGGCAGTTGGGCGATGTCGTTCGGTGGTTCCTTTGATGCCTGGGCGCTGATGATGTTCTGCATCGGTTTTTCGTCTGCCGCCACTTTTCTGGCGACCCTGTCGATTGTTTTGGGGGTGTTCCTGGAATATGGTGCTGGCTGGTTAACCGCAATTCTCTATTCCGGGATCGGTTTGGCGATTGTCGTTATCGGGTTCGCTATTCCTGAGATCGCGGTGGTCAGTGGTTGGCAGGGTGGGTGGCGCTTTGTTGCTTTGACGGCAGCGGTGGCAGGAATTGTTTGCCTGCTATTGTTAGCTCCAATCAGTCGAAGTCTGCGGGGCACGACTTCAACGACAGCCACGACCGCTAGTTATGGCACAGAGCGCGCGATGATCTTGCTGCTGGTTGCTTATGCTTTGTATGGCTTTGCCAACACGATCGGCAGCACCTTTCTGGTTACGATGTTGGCACAGTTTTCCGGATTGCAGGATCGTGCCTATATGGGGTGGGTTCTGGTTGGGATGATGGTGATTCCTTCCTGCATCATTTGGCCGTTAGTTGCCGCACGGGTCGGCGAAATTAGAACAACGGCCTTCCTACTGGTTCTTCTGGCTCTGGCAAATATCGTTGTTGTGACCTGGCAAAATCGGGTCGGAGTTCTAGTTGCGGTCGGGATATTCGGCAGTTCTTTTCTGGCTATTCCCGGGCTGGTGCTGGGTATGCTGGGCAAATTGGCCGGCAATAAGAAAGATAAAGTGACCGGTATCGCGACGATCATCTTCGGTGCATCGATGGTCATCGGACCCTCCGTTGGCGGCTATATCGCCAAGCTGACGAATTCTTTTGATTGGTCACTGATGATGGCAGGAGGGCTGCTCCTGTTGAGTTCGTTCATTATGATTCTGGCTGAACAAGCAAATCGCTCGGAAACTGTTCAATTATGTGTAATGGATAAAGAAGCTGAATCGCCGCTATCTCGATAGAACCCGTGTGAGTGGGGCGGCAAGTCTTCTCCCGGTTTTTGGATAATTGGTATTCTCCCCATATGTCCAGACCTTTATGTATGTCAAAGTCTGGCCAACCTGAAAAAACAGGTCACGGACCCCATGAACCACACCCTCGTCATATCGTATCAAAGGGTGGCTTGCCATCTGCTAAATCTAAACGCTAGTGTCCCGTTTGGTTAGTTATTCGAATTAATTTTGAGTCATTTTTGTTGCGGTCAAGGCGTGCCGCCGCAGGCCTGGCTTGGGCTAAACCGAGAAGGCAGAACGTAGACAGCGGCAAAAATGATCGGAATTGGGATAGAGAACTAACCGTACGGGGCACTAGACCCCTAATCCACATGATGAGAATGCCTCCGGATAATTCCCAAATTTACAGGCCAGGAAGGATGTCCCGGTGCGATCATGGCTACTTCTTCATGAGGTTAGCAAATGAGGACTTGCCAGCAGTACAGCAACGGTGAATTTAAAAGAATCAAGTTGCAACGAGGTCATCGAGATCCTGAATCCGTTTACAGAACAGGTCGTGGCCCATGCGGGAAGATCGATG
This genomic window from Pelobacter seleniigenes DSM 18267 contains:
- a CDS encoding PLP-dependent aminotransferase family protein; its protein translation is MRISQQQDLADSYKYEAVKRQIESAIESGALLPGDRIPSLREMGKKGRVSISTVLKAYLELEAEGTLESRPQSGFYIRKKLGGIPAPQMTCPELKPSRLDSFSFQYDVLNSMANTNIIPLGTAIPSPELLPTAVLTKLYRLAVNTHPNAYGYEEIPGNRKLRAQIAYHMLDAGINAHMDDIIVTNGATEALFLTLSTLAGPGDTVAIESPCYFGYLHILETLGIYALEIPTDPETGIDFAALRQALAKYKIKACLLQPNFNNPFGCLTPDQRKAEIAELLAAHAVPLIEDDIVGDLPFTGTRPLAMTSFSTRADSIFISSFSKMLAPGLRIGWIYAKEQREKLLKRKLATSINTNRPAQLALGDYLANGRYGKHLKNFSAKCRKQVSQVATAVERYFPPTTRLSRPQGGFLLWAELPEEIDTNRIYAKALAEGIGVAPGSIFTAQNRYRNCLRLSCGHPYSEQIDHALKRLGELVADNK
- a CDS encoding YbfB/YjiJ family MFS transporter, giving the protein MKISDRQMTFPVRAVCGGIVAMFLAFGIGRFAYSPLLPLMQVQAGLAVDMAGYLASAMYFGYLFGSVAVTKTLAKVGALPTLCFGLTVLVLGSWAMSFGGSFDAWALMMFCIGFSSAATFLATLSIVLGVFLEYGAGWLTAILYSGIGLAIVVIGFAIPEIAVVSGWQGGWRFVALTAAVAGIVCLLLLAPISRSLRGTTSTTATTASYGTERAMILLLVAYALYGFANTIGSTFLVTMLAQFSGLQDRAYMGWVLVGMMVIPSCIIWPLVAARVGEIRTTAFLLVLLALANIVVVTWQNRVGVLVAVGIFGSSFLAIPGLVLGMLGKLAGNKKDKVTGIATIIFGASMVIGPSVGGYIAKLTNSFDWSLMMAGGLLLLSSFIMILAEQANRSETVQLCVMDKEAESPLSR